In SAR324 cluster bacterium, a genomic segment contains:
- the hypF gene encoding carbamoyltransferase HypF → MDLTDQGSSSLSKSNGSPERIGILLRYQGRVQGVGFRPTVWRLAKELGLTGSVFNDRSGAVVEIWGIPSQLQEFQSLLPSALPTIAQITSLNSEALTGSPPTDFLIQESSLHGSAFQVLPDLATCPACLEEVTQPTFGRYRYPLTNCTLCGPRYSIIEALPYDRANTSMRSFPLCDVCLAEFANPNDRRFHAQPIACHRCGPQTNLERFDGQYFDREALSPLDEVDAAARLLQQGAIIAIQGIGGFHLACDATNTDVVQRLRQRKIREAKPFALMGKNRKMLEQWCSVNELEWSELSSPVAPIVLLKKSQQSTMSLPEAIAPDQRRLGWMLPYTPLHHLLFEQLGVPLVFTSGNLSDEPQCKTAEEARQRLNGIADWLLWNERPIVNRVDDSILRVEGKTVRVLRRARGLAPEPIPLPAGFERAPSVWAFGASLKNTFCRVIDDHAVLSPHIGDLHEARAITDFEASLQLFEHLYPQPTSHVAVDLHFDYPCTRIGEEYARQRQLPMMRLQHHHAHLAACLAEHLVPLDTTPVLGVILDGLGMGPHNELWGGEILLGDYRSAKRLGMLKPVALLGSEKAMREPWRNTLAQLLSSLGWDHFLGNYGQLELTEFLEKQPVSTYQSMLQLQRNAPLASSAGRLFDAVAAAIGLCQESVSFEGQAAMQLQGLAEEAYSAEDIDNFSYPFAILEWKPSGLPYLEPQPMWQALFNDLVDGTPKAVIALRFHRGLAQGLWQIVQHLQTIRIDCRSVKQIVLSGGVFQNELLAQLLERQLKAQGLSVLRPAAIPCNDGGISLGQAMIATARILHPQIP, encoded by the coding sequence ATGGACCTAACTGATCAAGGCTCTTCCAGTCTTTCGAAGTCCAATGGTTCGCCAGAGCGAATCGGTATTCTTCTGCGTTATCAGGGTCGTGTGCAAGGAGTGGGTTTTCGACCGACTGTTTGGCGACTAGCAAAAGAATTAGGGCTGACGGGGAGCGTCTTTAACGATCGTTCTGGGGCTGTCGTAGAGATTTGGGGGATTCCCTCGCAGCTACAGGAGTTTCAGTCACTCCTGCCCAGTGCCCTGCCGACCATCGCCCAAATCACCTCTCTAAATTCTGAGGCCTTGACTGGCTCTCCTCCTACTGATTTTCTGATCCAAGAGAGTTCGCTGCATGGTTCAGCTTTTCAAGTCTTACCCGACCTAGCTACCTGTCCTGCTTGCTTAGAAGAAGTCACCCAGCCAACTTTTGGCCGCTATCGCTACCCACTAACCAACTGCACACTCTGCGGACCACGCTACTCGATCATTGAGGCCTTGCCCTATGACCGTGCCAACACCAGCATGCGCAGCTTTCCACTCTGCGACGTCTGCTTAGCAGAGTTCGCTAATCCAAACGATCGTCGCTTTCATGCCCAGCCAATCGCCTGTCATCGCTGCGGACCCCAAACTAATCTAGAGCGCTTCGATGGTCAGTACTTTGATCGAGAAGCGCTCTCTCCACTGGATGAAGTTGATGCTGCAGCTCGTCTACTCCAACAAGGCGCAATCATCGCAATTCAAGGAATTGGGGGCTTCCACCTGGCCTGTGATGCAACGAACACAGATGTCGTGCAGCGACTACGGCAACGAAAAATTCGTGAGGCTAAGCCCTTTGCCCTGATGGGGAAGAACCGCAAGATGCTAGAGCAATGGTGCTCTGTCAACGAGCTCGAATGGAGTGAACTGAGTAGCCCCGTCGCTCCAATTGTCCTGCTTAAAAAAAGCCAGCAATCCACGATGTCTTTGCCGGAGGCAATTGCTCCTGATCAACGTCGACTTGGTTGGATGCTACCTTATACTCCCTTGCACCACCTGCTGTTCGAACAACTGGGAGTTCCGTTGGTCTTCACATCCGGGAACCTCTCTGACGAGCCCCAGTGCAAAACTGCTGAGGAAGCTCGACAACGACTGAATGGCATCGCAGATTGGCTGCTTTGGAACGAACGTCCAATCGTCAATCGTGTCGATGACTCCATTCTACGAGTAGAAGGGAAAACGGTTCGAGTACTCAGGCGAGCTCGAGGATTGGCTCCCGAACCTATTCCTCTACCAGCAGGTTTTGAAAGAGCTCCCTCAGTTTGGGCCTTTGGGGCCTCACTAAAAAATACCTTCTGCCGAGTCATCGATGATCACGCTGTTCTCTCGCCTCACATCGGAGACTTGCACGAAGCTCGGGCTATCACAGATTTTGAAGCAAGCCTACAGTTGTTCGAACATCTGTATCCGCAACCTACTAGTCATGTCGCTGTAGATCTGCACTTTGACTACCCCTGTACCCGTATCGGTGAAGAGTACGCTCGGCAACGTCAACTCCCTATGATGCGTCTGCAACATCATCATGCACACTTGGCCGCCTGCCTGGCAGAGCACCTGGTCCCGCTTGATACAACTCCAGTTTTGGGAGTCATCTTGGACGGACTGGGGATGGGTCCTCATAATGAGTTGTGGGGAGGCGAAATTTTGCTTGGAGATTACCGTTCTGCAAAACGTCTGGGAATGCTGAAGCCTGTAGCTCTGCTAGGAAGTGAAAAAGCAATGCGGGAACCCTGGCGCAATACATTAGCCCAGCTGCTCAGCTCGCTCGGATGGGATCACTTTTTGGGAAATTATGGACAACTGGAGCTAACGGAATTTCTAGAGAAGCAGCCTGTCTCTACCTACCAGAGTATGCTTCAACTGCAGCGAAACGCACCCCTTGCCAGTTCAGCTGGTCGACTCTTTGACGCAGTGGCTGCGGCAATCGGCTTGTGCCAGGAATCTGTTTCTTTTGAAGGGCAAGCCGCTATGCAGCTTCAAGGTCTAGCAGAAGAGGCTTATTCAGCAGAAGACATCGATAACTTCTCTTACCCTTTTGCCATTCTAGAATGGAAGCCAAGTGGATTGCCTTACCTAGAACCACAACCAATGTGGCAGGCTCTCTTCAATGACCTTGTGGATGGAACACCTAAAGCAGTGATTGCCTTACGTTTTCACCGTGGTCTGGCCCAAGGTCTGTGGCAAATCGTCCAACATCTACAAACAATTCGAATAGACTGTAGATCCGTGAAGCAGATTGTCCTCAGTGGTGGTGTATTTCAAAATGAGCTATTGGCCCAATTGCTGGAAAGACAACTAAAGGCACAGGGACTCTCTGTGCTTAGACCTGCAGCAATCCCCTGTAACGATGGTGGTATCAGTCTGGGTCAGGCGATGATTGCCACAGCTAGAATTCTCCATCCCCAGATCCCCTGA
- a CDS encoding Rieske (2Fe-2S) protein, whose amino-acid sequence MKSSDPWTPIAKLDEITKGKLLLWEEDGYSLLLTRIADQIICFENVCPHLGWPLEMNAVDKGQLICPHHGFEFDLLSGTCPFAPELSLRHFPVRIRDQYIEVQLNRVGPNGPN is encoded by the coding sequence ATGAAATCTTCTGATCCTTGGACCCCCATCGCTAAACTTGATGAGATCACGAAAGGCAAACTGTTGCTCTGGGAAGAAGATGGCTACTCGCTACTACTGACCCGGATTGCAGACCAGATAATCTGCTTTGAAAATGTCTGTCCTCATCTTGGCTGGCCACTAGAAATGAACGCTGTTGACAAAGGCCAATTGATCTGTCCTCACCATGGATTTGAGTTTGACCTACTGTCAGGTACCTGTCCCTTTGCTCCTGAGTTATCTTTGCGCCACTTTCCGGTCCGTATACGAGATCAATACATAGAAGTTCAATTGAACAGAGTGGGGCCAAATGGACCTAACTGA
- a CDS encoding phosphotransferase, producing the protein MTSHFSPPTVDDVQQIANSFLRQGELNIQRLPTGLCHYVFNVQGEQQRFVIRICHPNNTSHLNGNLFWSTQLQKLSLPIPQIFKLSIEEQKYSFMILEYIDGVDLGELVDQMSGDQKAKVVDRLIEFQRNADTLPEASGFGWGFHYNCPQLLPSWNQIIENSLERARSWIQTVGQVDPTYVEKVCQLQDEFKGYFSTVQPRAFFHDLTTKNLLVSKSDYSVTGFVDLDQMAFGDPLFHISLMNMALLANNESNDLVAIWLDQLSATETQQIIVNFYTLIHCVSFMGENGMSFNKEGFFSQENHQKLDQIFQQLLSELKGFS; encoded by the coding sequence ATGACGAGTCACTTTAGTCCTCCGACAGTTGATGATGTACAGCAAATTGCCAATTCTTTTCTTCGGCAGGGCGAGCTAAACATTCAGCGCCTTCCCACAGGTCTCTGTCACTATGTCTTCAATGTTCAAGGGGAGCAGCAACGATTTGTTATCCGCATCTGTCATCCTAACAATACTTCCCACTTGAATGGCAACCTGTTCTGGTCAACTCAACTCCAGAAACTATCACTGCCCATCCCCCAGATTTTCAAGCTCAGTATTGAAGAACAAAAGTACAGCTTCATGATTCTGGAGTACATCGACGGTGTGGACCTAGGCGAGTTGGTCGATCAGATGAGCGGAGACCAAAAAGCAAAAGTAGTGGATCGATTGATCGAGTTTCAAAGAAATGCTGATACGCTTCCAGAAGCTTCCGGCTTTGGCTGGGGATTTCATTATAATTGCCCACAGCTGCTTCCTTCATGGAACCAGATCATCGAAAACTCACTGGAGCGAGCAAGGAGTTGGATTCAGACCGTTGGCCAAGTCGATCCAACTTATGTCGAGAAAGTTTGTCAGCTTCAGGATGAGTTCAAAGGATATTTCAGCACCGTCCAGCCAAGAGCTTTTTTCCACGATTTGACCACAAAAAATCTACTCGTTTCCAAATCTGATTACTCTGTCACGGGCTTTGTGGATTTGGATCAAATGGCTTTTGGGGACCCGTTGTTTCACATATCCCTGATGAACATGGCACTCCTGGCCAACAATGAAAGCAATGATCTAGTTGCAATTTGGTTGGATCAGCTTTCTGCAACAGAGACGCAGCAGATCATAGTCAATTTTTACACGCTCATTCACTGTGTTTCGTTTATGGGCGAGAATGGAATGTCATTCAACAAGGAAGGATTCTTTAGCCAGGAGAATCATCAAAAACTAGATCAGATCTTTCAGCAGTTGCTCTCAGAGTTGAAAGGATTTTCTTGA
- a CDS encoding HD domain-containing protein, with the protein MQERLSQILTFLRASESLKSTLRSGHTSSGRPESVAEHTWRLCLLVMVLAPEFPKVDAHHLMKICLVHDLGEALQGDIPAPLQDPNVDKSQSEREDLLELLSPLPELQRSEILKLWEEYEQATTPEAKLAKAFDKLETLLQHTQGQNPPDFDYAFNLDYGRKYTELNAQTRQLRAWIDKETRRLDTELG; encoded by the coding sequence ATGCAAGAACGTCTTTCCCAAATCCTAACGTTTCTACGGGCATCTGAATCACTCAAAAGTACATTGCGGAGTGGTCATACTTCCTCCGGCAGACCAGAGAGTGTAGCAGAGCATACTTGGCGACTTTGCCTGTTGGTGATGGTACTGGCACCCGAGTTTCCTAAAGTAGATGCCCATCACTTGATGAAGATTTGTTTGGTCCATGATTTGGGGGAGGCGTTGCAGGGAGATATCCCAGCTCCGTTGCAGGATCCCAATGTCGATAAATCTCAAAGCGAGCGGGAAGATCTATTGGAATTATTGTCACCATTGCCGGAATTGCAGCGCAGTGAAATTCTGAAACTCTGGGAGGAATATGAGCAGGCAACTACCCCGGAAGCAAAATTGGCTAAGGCTTTCGATAAACTGGAGACGTTGCTCCAGCACACCCAAGGACAGAATCCTCCTGATTTTGACTATGCTTTCAATCTGGACTATGGACGAAAATATACGGAATTGAACGCCCAGACTCGTCAACTCCGAGCCTGGATTGATAAAGAAACAAGACGACTCGATACCGAACTAGGGTAG
- a CDS encoding amidase family protein translates to MNLLEASIETLQEAMNSGSLTAVELTQYYLDRIATYDQQGPALNSIRVLNDDVLQQAAALDDERSRQGARSMLHGIPILVKDNYETKRMPTTVGSVLFKGFAPDRDAHLVSKLKNAGALLLGKTNMQEFAYGITNVGSIHGFTRNPYDTTRNPGGSSGGTSAAVAANFAVTGLGSDTCGSIRIPAAQNNLVGLRGTQGLMSRRGIFPLSSTQDIGGPLARSVRDLAIMLDQMIGYDAEDIQTAESFGHPFRFLDHLQLREKARIGLLKEWLVREVGDEAVAEVIREALTAMSKKAGWEIVELESAELEDSLDRPLEGYFVSAYDFKQDVNAYLQANPEMGFSDLEELLALGKHHPKVDLRTQKSMAMRSEDESTYYREMAQRKVVRRALLRLLAENNLDALAYPPIRRVAALIGEDQMGTNCRLAACSGVPAISVPAGFYGELPVGLELLAEPWADQKLLDLAYTVETKYPQRKIPGSTS, encoded by the coding sequence ATGAACTTGCTAGAAGCATCTATTGAAACCCTGCAAGAGGCAATGAACTCCGGGAGTTTGACCGCAGTCGAACTGACCCAGTACTACCTAGATCGAATTGCTACCTACGATCAACAAGGCCCAGCCCTCAACAGCATCCGGGTACTCAATGATGATGTGCTGCAACAAGCCGCAGCACTAGATGATGAGCGTAGTCGACAGGGAGCCCGATCCATGCTTCATGGCATCCCCATTCTGGTAAAAGACAACTATGAGACCAAGAGAATGCCCACCACAGTTGGCTCGGTACTCTTCAAAGGCTTTGCTCCTGATCGGGATGCTCACCTCGTCTCTAAGCTGAAAAACGCTGGCGCTCTCTTGCTTGGAAAAACCAACATGCAGGAATTTGCCTATGGCATCACGAACGTTGGCTCCATTCACGGCTTTACCAGAAATCCCTACGATACCACCAGAAATCCAGGTGGTTCCAGCGGTGGTACCAGTGCCGCAGTGGCTGCCAATTTTGCGGTCACTGGATTGGGTAGTGACACCTGCGGTTCGATCCGCATTCCAGCTGCACAGAACAATCTCGTTGGTCTACGGGGGACTCAGGGATTGATGAGTAGACGTGGGATCTTTCCTCTCTCTTCCACCCAGGATATTGGGGGGCCACTCGCCAGATCAGTTCGAGACTTGGCGATCATGCTCGATCAGATGATTGGCTATGATGCAGAAGATATTCAGACTGCTGAGAGTTTTGGGCATCCCTTTCGGTTCCTTGACCATCTTCAATTGCGAGAAAAGGCTCGTATTGGACTGCTGAAAGAGTGGCTGGTGCGGGAGGTCGGGGACGAAGCTGTGGCCGAGGTCATCCGTGAGGCGTTGACAGCGATGTCGAAAAAAGCTGGATGGGAAATTGTGGAACTGGAGTCCGCAGAATTGGAGGATTCCCTGGATCGACCACTTGAAGGCTATTTTGTCTCTGCGTATGACTTCAAGCAGGATGTAAACGCTTATCTGCAGGCCAATCCTGAGATGGGCTTCAGCGATCTAGAGGAACTACTCGCCCTTGGGAAACATCATCCCAAAGTGGATCTCAGAACGCAGAAATCTATGGCCATGAGAAGTGAAGATGAATCAACCTATTACCGGGAAATGGCACAACGTAAAGTCGTACGCAGAGCCCTACTTCGTCTGCTTGCCGAAAACAATCTGGATGCTCTGGCCTATCCACCGATTCGCCGTGTAGCCGCCCTGATTGGGGAGGATCAGATGGGTACAAATTGTCGCTTGGCTGCCTGTTCTGGGGTACCTGCCATCTCTGTCCCAGCTGGTTTTTATGGAGAATTACCGGTGGGCTTGGAACTACTTGCTGAGCCTTGGGCAGATCAGAAATTGCTGGACCTGGCCTACACGGTTGAGACTAAATATCCCCAGCGAAAGATCCCAGGCTCCACATCCTAA
- a CDS encoding FadR/GntR family transcriptional regulator: MNEILFYNLTQTNGLTHSLATQIARELGRRIVAGLYPQGTCLEDEMTLAEKYRVSRSVIRDAVKILVGKGLLEVRRGIGTKVRNRLEWGILDNDVLAWHQSAPPNRKFLMQLHEFRLVIEPKAALLAARNGTSEDYKSIEEAIYKMRETVDSSEAFVEADANFHRLILLATDNEFLSAMDGIIFTSLLSSIRLTNRDAKQNEASLFLHQDVANSIFAKKPEEAEQRMFHLLSDAKVRLTAEV; this comes from the coding sequence ATGAACGAAATACTTTTCTACAACCTGACTCAAACAAATGGCCTGACACACAGTCTAGCAACCCAAATTGCCCGTGAACTAGGACGCAGAATCGTTGCCGGACTCTATCCGCAGGGTACCTGTCTTGAAGATGAAATGACTCTTGCAGAGAAATATCGGGTAAGTCGCTCCGTGATACGGGACGCAGTGAAAATTCTTGTTGGAAAGGGGTTACTAGAAGTACGGCGTGGAATAGGAACCAAAGTCAGAAATCGGCTGGAGTGGGGAATTTTGGACAATGACGTTCTAGCCTGGCATCAATCAGCACCTCCAAATCGAAAATTCTTGATGCAGCTACATGAATTCAGATTGGTGATTGAACCCAAAGCAGCCCTACTAGCTGCGAGAAACGGAACGTCGGAAGATTACAAAAGTATTGAGGAGGCGATTTATAAAATGAGAGAGACTGTCGATTCATCCGAAGCTTTCGTAGAAGCAGACGCTAATTTTCATAGACTTATTTTGCTGGCCACGGATAACGAGTTTCTTAGCGCAATGGATGGTATCATTTTCACATCACTGCTTAGTTCGATTCGTCTTACAAATCGAGATGCAAAGCAAAATGAAGCCTCACTTTTTCTGCATCAGGATGTAGCAAACTCTATTTTCGCAAAGAAACCAGAAGAAGCAGAGCAAAGGATGTTTCACCTACTATCTGACGCAAAAGTTCGCCTAACTGCGGAGGTATAG
- a CDS encoding mandelate racemase/muconate lactonizing enzyme family protein, producing the protein MKITEVKSHILQYDLKEELGYSQQYYQKRTGHLVEVVTDEGITGWGECFGPGNVAIANKVIVERVIQPMILGEDPLNRDVLWHKVYNLLRDHGQKGMPIQALSGVDIALWDILGKVTGLSISRLIGGRFREQVPVYGYGMMLRREKLPALLDRFVEEAAAIKSAGFVATKMKVGLGTKQDVQLAEAVRRGVGDDFPFMVDANHCYTVDQALYVGRALEELEAYWFEEPVAPEDLDGYRELRSQLKINIAGGEAEFTRWGWRNLLEKRCLDIAQPEVCALGGISEYLRVLALAQAHFTQVINHVWGSAVAIATNLQLLAAIPPLPGGIHPQEPMLEFDTTDNKFRDDLLTEPLNIQRQVAKNGGYVPIPDVPGHGAEPNREFLEHFALEV; encoded by the coding sequence ATGAAAATTACAGAAGTCAAGAGTCACATTCTCCAATATGACCTTAAGGAAGAGTTAGGTTATTCCCAGCAGTATTATCAGAAAAGGACTGGGCATCTAGTAGAGGTGGTTACTGACGAAGGGATAACGGGGTGGGGTGAGTGCTTTGGCCCGGGGAATGTGGCAATTGCCAATAAGGTGATTGTCGAGCGGGTGATTCAGCCAATGATCTTAGGGGAAGATCCGCTGAATCGTGATGTGCTCTGGCACAAGGTCTACAACCTCTTGCGGGATCATGGACAGAAAGGGATGCCAATCCAGGCTCTTTCTGGGGTGGATATTGCGCTGTGGGACATCTTAGGCAAGGTCACAGGACTGTCAATTTCTAGGTTAATCGGGGGAAGATTCCGAGAACAGGTGCCAGTTTATGGCTACGGGATGATGCTTCGGCGTGAGAAATTGCCAGCACTGCTGGATCGCTTCGTAGAGGAGGCTGCAGCAATCAAGTCAGCAGGCTTTGTCGCAACCAAGATGAAGGTGGGATTGGGCACCAAGCAGGATGTACAGCTCGCAGAAGCGGTTCGACGAGGTGTTGGTGATGATTTTCCGTTCATGGTCGATGCAAACCATTGTTACACAGTAGACCAAGCGCTCTACGTAGGTCGGGCATTGGAGGAACTGGAGGCATATTGGTTTGAGGAGCCTGTTGCCCCAGAGGATTTAGATGGTTACCGAGAGCTACGTTCCCAGTTGAAAATCAACATTGCTGGAGGTGAAGCAGAATTTACACGTTGGGGTTGGCGAAATCTCCTGGAGAAGCGTTGCCTAGATATCGCTCAACCGGAAGTGTGTGCACTTGGAGGAATTTCAGAGTATTTGCGAGTACTGGCTCTAGCCCAGGCACACTTCACACAGGTGATTAATCATGTATGGGGCTCAGCTGTCGCGATTGCAACAAATCTGCAGTTGTTGGCGGCTATTCCACCTCTTCCAGGTGGAATTCATCCGCAGGAACCGATGCTGGAGTTTGATACGACAGACAACAAGTTCCGCGATGACTTGCTGACCGAACCGCTGAATATTCAGCGCCAGGTCGCAAAAAATGGTGGTTATGTTCCGATTCCAGATGTTCCAGGGCATGGAGCAGAACCGAATCGTGAATTCTTGGAGCACTTCGCACTGGAAGTTTAG
- a CDS encoding substrate-binding domain-containing protein encodes MFGIKKAITCVALAMMSMAPIAVAEDMVAMLLPENVNPRWESQDAAFFVKHMKDMAPNIQVEVFNANNDTAAQQRQAEQALSQGAKVLVVIPIDGEAAAIIADMAADEGVPTIAYDRMVQSTNTSFWVQADLRASGRAQAAHIVANTEFGDTLVMLKGSPTDPNAPTIYHGQMDVLESLFASGERVLGYENWTQGWDPAVARRSMDQALTKLNNNVQGVVSSNDGNAGAAVAALAEQGMAGNVPVSGLDCTVQALQLILLGQMTQSVWRDFDMMAEATAKATVALINEDSLDGIVMGTSPANSAGKEVPMVPVGFYNAVGEAGVQYVIDNDPSITKADVCKGEAAATSFCKG; translated from the coding sequence ATGTTTGGAATCAAGAAAGCAATTACTTGTGTTGCCTTGGCAATGATGTCCATGGCTCCAATAGCAGTAGCAGAAGATATGGTAGCGATGCTACTGCCTGAAAATGTGAACCCACGTTGGGAGAGCCAGGACGCTGCTTTTTTTGTAAAGCACATGAAAGATATGGCCCCAAATATTCAGGTAGAGGTGTTTAATGCAAACAACGATACTGCTGCACAACAAAGACAAGCCGAGCAAGCTCTTTCTCAAGGTGCAAAGGTACTGGTTGTCATTCCTATTGATGGAGAAGCAGCTGCGATCATAGCAGATATGGCTGCGGATGAAGGTGTGCCTACAATTGCTTACGACCGTATGGTGCAATCAACAAATACCAGCTTTTGGGTGCAGGCGGACCTGAGAGCTTCGGGTCGGGCCCAAGCCGCCCACATTGTAGCAAATACAGAGTTTGGGGACACCCTGGTAATGCTGAAAGGCTCCCCAACTGATCCTAACGCCCCAACTATTTACCATGGACAAATGGATGTCTTGGAATCCCTATTTGCCTCTGGTGAACGAGTTTTAGGATATGAAAATTGGACTCAGGGTTGGGATCCAGCGGTTGCTAGACGTTCCATGGATCAGGCTTTGACCAAGCTAAACAATAATGTGCAGGGAGTAGTTTCATCAAATGATGGTAATGCTGGTGCTGCTGTTGCTGCTTTAGCAGAGCAAGGAATGGCTGGCAACGTCCCAGTTAGTGGACTGGATTGCACAGTGCAAGCGCTTCAATTGATTCTGTTAGGCCAAATGACTCAGAGCGTTTGGAGAGATTTTGATATGATGGCGGAGGCTACAGCGAAGGCAACCGTCGCTTTAATCAACGAAGATTCCCTGGATGGTATTGTTATGGGGACATCGCCAGCAAATTCAGCTGGCAAGGAAGTACCTATGGTCCCTGTAGGTTTCTATAATGCTGTCGGTGAAGCTGGTGTTCAATATGTGATTGATAATGACCCTTCGATCACCAAGGCTGATGTATGCAAAGGTGAAGCTGCTGCAACTTCGTTTTGTAAGGGCTGA
- a CDS encoding ATP-binding cassette domain-containing protein, whose amino-acid sequence MQVQLPHLVVREARKRFGGLEALQGVSFEVERGEVMGLVGDNGAGKSTLMKIIAGAESCDSGQFFLDGNEIFISSPQDAVAQGIRIVYQDLALCENLDVVANLFLGQEPVLGGWAKFLPRFMKPLDTLSMEYQAQKAIQRLKVRTLQSVRSQVGGLSGGQRQAIAIARAIGADSTVVLLDEPTAALGVAQTREVLETIRQLRDTGHAVVYISHNLRDVFEVCDRITVLRQGTNVAIYKVSEVSPEEIVSAMTRGMDVDDA is encoded by the coding sequence ATGCAAGTACAATTACCTCATTTGGTAGTTAGAGAAGCCAGAAAACGCTTTGGTGGCCTGGAAGCTCTCCAGGGAGTCTCCTTTGAAGTGGAGCGCGGTGAAGTGATGGGACTGGTTGGTGATAACGGGGCAGGAAAATCTACTTTGATGAAGATTATTGCAGGTGCGGAGAGTTGTGACAGTGGTCAGTTTTTTCTTGATGGTAATGAGATTTTCATTTCAAGTCCTCAAGATGCGGTAGCTCAAGGCATTAGGATTGTCTACCAGGATCTGGCGCTATGCGAAAATCTGGATGTGGTTGCCAACCTTTTTCTAGGTCAAGAACCCGTACTCGGGGGTTGGGCTAAGTTCCTGCCAAGATTCATGAAACCATTGGATACTCTCTCCATGGAGTACCAGGCACAGAAGGCCATTCAACGATTGAAAGTCAGGACACTCCAATCAGTTCGTAGCCAAGTAGGTGGATTGTCAGGTGGTCAGCGGCAGGCAATTGCGATCGCCAGGGCGATAGGTGCAGATTCCACAGTTGTATTGCTAGATGAACCAACTGCAGCCTTAGGAGTAGCTCAGACGAGAGAGGTACTGGAGACAATTCGGCAGCTGCGTGATACTGGGCACGCAGTTGTCTATATTTCCCACAATTTGAGGGATGTCTTTGAAGTTTGTGACCGAATTACAGTACTGAGACAAGGAACAAATGTAGCAATTTACAAAGTATCCGAAGTTTCTCCTGAAGAAATTGTGTCTGCTATGACACGAGGAATGGATGTCGACGATGCCTGA
- a CDS encoding ABC transporter permease, protein MSTMPELGTMSLKKISSSRLGSALPVLLALAAIWIYFGLTEPAFLSPRNFYYLFMQSSVVGTLAVGITIVLLIGDIDLSVAATSGVCAAILAVLTTNLGIPAPISCLAALSAGVCVGIFQGVMSALVGIPSFVVTLAGLLGFQGLMLKILGIHGAINVRDPFVRGITTTTLPTELGWAAAALCIATFSWMVWYNRQKRRRLSLENNPWASDLTKVGFFVVFAISVVATLNSYRGVPLVVVILLGLTALLGWLTTSTPFGRSLYAVGGNAESARRAGISLKGVKIAAFGIVGFMAATGGIVGASRYASVSFNAFAGGPLLLEAIGAAVIGGTSLFGGRGSVWNAILGALVIGSLGNGLDLSGAGAADKLMFSGGILLLAVSIDALSRQGRIQSRA, encoded by the coding sequence ATGTCGACGATGCCTGAACTCGGTACAATGAGTCTGAAAAAAATCAGTAGTTCCCGTCTGGGCTCTGCACTCCCTGTACTATTAGCTCTTGCTGCCATTTGGATCTATTTTGGTTTGACAGAGCCAGCTTTCTTGAGCCCACGCAATTTTTACTATCTCTTCATGCAGAGTTCTGTTGTCGGAACTTTGGCAGTGGGTATCACAATTGTTTTATTGATTGGGGATATTGATTTGTCTGTTGCTGCTACTTCAGGGGTTTGTGCAGCAATCTTGGCAGTCTTGACAACTAACCTAGGAATTCCAGCCCCAATTAGCTGTTTAGCTGCTTTGTCAGCCGGAGTTTGTGTGGGTATCTTCCAGGGGGTAATGTCAGCTTTGGTTGGTATCCCATCTTTTGTGGTTACTTTGGCAGGATTGTTAGGATTTCAAGGATTAATGCTAAAAATTCTAGGAATTCATGGTGCGATCAACGTCCGAGATCCGTTTGTCAGGGGCATCACTACTACTACATTGCCCACAGAATTGGGTTGGGCTGCAGCGGCCTTGTGTATCGCAACCTTCTCTTGGATGGTTTGGTACAATCGGCAAAAGCGCAGAAGACTCTCCTTAGAAAATAATCCTTGGGCCAGCGACCTCACTAAGGTGGGATTCTTTGTGGTGTTTGCCATATCGGTTGTTGCTACACTCAATTCTTACCGTGGGGTCCCTCTGGTTGTCGTTATTCTACTAGGACTAACGGCTCTGCTAGGTTGGCTCACTACCTCAACCCCATTTGGCAGATCTCTCTATGCAGTTGGAGGCAACGCCGAGTCAGCTCGTAGAGCTGGCATTTCATTGAAAGGTGTTAAGATTGCCGCTTTCGGAATCGTGGGATTTATGGCGGCAACAGGAGGAATTGTAGGTGCGTCCCGCTATGCCTCTGTATCTTTCAATGCCTTTGCAGGTGGACCTTTGCTGTTAGAAGCAATTGGAGCAGCGGTCATAGGTGGAACATCATTGTTTGGGGGTAGAGGTAGCGTCTGGAACGCCATCCTTGGAGCACTCGTGATTGGTTCCTTGGGTAATGGCTTGGACCTGTCTGGAGCTGGAGCGGCAGACAAACTGATGTTTTCAGGAGGAATTCTGCTGTTAGCTGTTTCCATTGATGCTCTGTCTCGTCAGGGAAGAATTCAAAGTAGAGCATAG